The following nucleotide sequence is from Mucilaginibacter sp. cycad4.
TCAATTGCCGGAATGAACCCGCCAGGAAGGTAAGTGTACCTACAGAAGACCTGCCGGTAACTGTTTGATAAATAATAAATCCGTATGCGGCATAGTAGCCAATACTGCCTAAAACAGAAAAGAAGGTGCCCCAGGCCGAACGCCGCACGGCCAGTTTGCTGTTATCGGCATAAAATTTATCTGATAATGTTTTGAAGCGGTTAATAATAAAATCAGCCAAACCAAAGATCTTAACTTCTTTAGCCGTTTCATCACTGGCACCCAGGTAGCGTACGTAATCCAGCTCTCTTCTTTCGGGTGTCTGGCTCCTGGTGAGTGCGTAATTTTGGCTGTTGAAATAAGATTCCCCCATAAATGAAGGAATGATCGATATGAGCAGCAACAGGATCAGCCAGGGGTTTAAAGTCAGTAAACCGGTAAGCAGGAATGTCATGGATATGAAATCCTGGATTTGGCTCATTACCTGCGACAAAAGCACGGTACGGCCAACAGTTTGCTGCCTTGCCCGCTCCAGTTTATCATAAAAAACAGAATCTTCAAATTGTTCCAGGTCCAGTGTAGCCGCATGGCGCATGATGCGCATTGAGGTGTAGTTAGCAAAAAGATCACCCAGCAAGTTGTCCATCAGGCTGATCATCCGGTTTAGGCCATCGGTTGCCACAGCGAGCAAAAATTCGATAATAACAAGTTTCCATAAGTCATGCTGGCTTCCGCCGTGGCGGTTGAGCAATACCACCTGGTCGATGATCAGCTTGCCTACATACAACAAGGCAACCGGCATGGCTGAGCGCGCTATGCGTAATAAAAAGCTTGCCGTTGTTTTACCCGGACTGCTTTGCCATACCAGCCTGAAAAATTCCGGGAGATTGCTCAATGCAGACAGGCGCTCTCTGAACGAAATCTTTTGCTCTGGTTTGATATTTCTTGTTTTAGCCATCTGCCGGTTTTGATAAATGCGATTTTAAACAAAAAAATGTTCATTACAACCGTGTTGCAGGCCTGCGGTTGCATTTATGATCATTTATTGACCAAATAAAAATTAAATAAAAAAAGATTTGTGCAATCGATTGCACAAATCTTTTTTTATTTGTTACTTAGTCAAATAAACCATCAATAAATATTTCGGAGTTATGAGGTCAGTGAAGCTATTACTTGTCGCGCTGTTCGCTTGTTTGATATTACCGTGCTATGGAATAGTGCGCCTGCCGCAATTGGTTGCGGACGGCATGGTGTTACAACGCGACGCGAAAGTAAAAATCTGGGGATGGGCCGATGCAGGTGAAAAGGTCGCCGTTAATTTTCAGCATAAAACATACCGTACAGTTACCGACCAAAGCGGTTCCTGGAAAATTGCCCTTCAGCCAATGAAAGCCGGGGGGCCATATACTATGGAAATCACCGGTAGTAACCATGTCACTATCCGCGATATTTTAATTGGCGATGTATGGTTTTGCTCGGGCCAGTCCAACATGGTTTTGCCCATGGAGCGGGTTAAGGAAAAATATCCTGATGAAATTGCAAAAGCCAATTATCCGCAGATCAGGAATTTTTTTGTAAAAACAGAAGCTGATGTAACCAAACAACATCAGGACCTGCTGCCCGGCAAATGGGCTAAAGCCGATTCTGTAACTGTTTTAGGTTTTGGCGCCGCGTCCTGGTTTTTTGCAAAGCAACTTTATCAAAAATACCATGTGCCCATAGGTATCATCAATTCAAGCGTGGGCGGTACACCTATTGAGGCCTGGATCGGCAGCGAGGGTTTAAAAAACATTCAATCATATCATAATAGGGTTGCCCAATTTAGTAGTACTGCTTTTATGGATAGCGTATTGAAAAAACACCCGCAACCTGTAGAGCAGCCTGATACAGATAAAGGCTTAAATGAGCCCCAACCATGGTATGATACCACTTATCGGCCGCATAACTGGCATCATTTCTGGCTGCCGGGCTATTGGGCCGATCAGGGTATAAAAGGCCTGAATGGGGTGGTATGGTTCAGGAAAGAAATTAACCTGCCGGCATCGGTACAGGGTAAAGCTGCTAAACTCTTTTTAGGCAGAATAGTAGATGCCGATCAAACCTATGTTAACGGCAGCAAGGTAGGGAACATTACTTATCAGTACCCCCCAAGGCGTTACGCGGTACCCGCCGGTTTATTAAGGCCGGGTAAAAATATTATTGTGGTACGTGTTATCAATACAGCGGGCAAAGGAGGTTTTGTGCCTGATAAACCATACTATCTGGCAATAGCAGGAGATACTACCGACCTTCGCGGCGATTGGCAATACAAGGTTGGGCAGGTGTTTGAACCGGTTTGGATAAAACCTGAATTTTCGGCCCAGAATGAGCCAACGGGGCTTTACAATACCATGGTAGCACCTGTTATCAATTATACCATTAAAGGGATGGTTTGGTACCAGGGCGAAAGTAATTCCAGCCGCGCATCAGAATATGGTAAATTGCTGAAAGCCCTTATTGCCGACTGGCGCAGCAGGTGGCAGGAGGGTAATATCCCTTTTATTTATGCCCAACTTCCCAACTTTAACGAGGCACAATACTTACCGACCGAAAGCAGTTGGGCCCAATTGCGCGATGGGCAGCTTAATGCCCTTGAAGTCCCCAATACAGGTATGGCAGTAACCATCGATGCCGGCGAATGGAATGATATCCACCCCCTCAATAAAAAAACTGTAGGGGAGCGGCTTGCCCGGGCTGCCGAAAATGTGGCCTATGGCGATGTAGACGTAGTACCATCCGGACCGATTTACCAATCGGCTAAAATTGAGGGGAATAAGGTTGAGATTACTTTTAAAAATACAGGTGCGGGGCTTATTGCTGGGGATAGTGAAGAACTGTCGCAATTTGCAATAGCAGGGGCCGATAAAAAGTTTGTTTGGGCAAAAGCTATTATTAAAGGAAATAAAGTGGTGGTTTGGAGCGATAAAATCCCCGCGCCGCTGCATGTTAGGTATGCCTGGGCCGATAATCCTGATGGGGCGAACCTGTATAATAAGGAGGGCTTGCCAGCATCACCTTTCCAAACCGATAAGCTGCAATAACCATAAACCAATTAAAACCAGGAGCAATGAAAAGTACTGCCTTCTTTTTTTTACTCACATGCGCTGTAGGGGCGAAAGCGCAAAATGCCGCCCCGGTAAATTTTACCGCCGATCAGGACCATCAGAACATGATGAAGCAGTTGGGCATTAAAACCTTGCGTAACGGGCCAAGCGGTGATGAATCGGCCCCCAATCATGCTAATTATGATGAGGCGCTGGCTAACCCGTACCCGGATTTACCGGATGCCCTTACGCTAAAGAATGGCAAAAAAGTCACTACTGCCGAAATGTGGTGGAAACAGCGCCGCCCCGAAATTGTGGAAGACCTGGAGCGCGAAGTTTATGGCCGCATCCCCGCTAACGTTCCCAAAGTAACCTGGGCAGTTAAGGTAACCGACAAAGAGCGGGTTGGCTTTTATCCGGTAATTGCCAAACAGCTTATCGGTCATGTTGATAATACGGCTTACCCGCTTATCAACGTAAATATTGAAATGACCTTAGTAGTTCCAGCAAATGCCAAAGGACCGGTACCTGTACTGATGATGTTTGGCCGGAGCACTTTGCCCGCGCCGGCCCAGCCTTCGCCTGCAGATGTAGAAAAGATCAACGCTGCATTGAAAGAACTTCTTTTAAAAGAGCACCCTGAGTTTAAAACCATTTTTGAGCAATATCCCGCCTATAACCCTATTGCCGAACAATCTCCTTTTGGCCCGGGCGGTTTACCGGTAATGAAGGGCGACCCGCCGACTGCCACGCAGCTGATAGCCAATGGCTGGGGTTATGTGCTGATAGACCCTTCATCGATACAGGCTGATAATGGCGAAGGTTTAACCAAAGGGATTATCGGCCTCGTAAATAAAGGCCAGCCACGTAAGCCGGAGGATTGGGGCGCTTTGCGTGCCTGGTCGTGGGGAGCGGCACGTGCATTGGATTACCTGGAAACTGAACCGGCTGTCGATACCAAACATGTAGGTATTGAAGGCGTATCCCGTTATGGAAAAGCAGCGCTGGTAACACTGGCTTTTGAGCAGCGGTTTGCCATGGGGCTGATCGGTTCGTCGGGTGAGGGAGGGGCCAAGCTGCACCGCCGAAACTTTGGAGAAGCAGTGGAAAGCCTTACCGGCGGCGGATATTATTGGATGGCCGGTAACTTTATGAAATATGGTGCATCGGATGCTGTTTTTGGTACCAAAACCGCTAAAGACCTTCCGGTAGATGCACATGAGCTGATTGCCTTATGCGCACCCAGGTTTACTTTTATTAGCTACGGTGTTCCGGAACAAGGTGATGCCAAATGGCTCGATCAGCAGGGAAGCTATATGGCAACGGTGGCGGCCGGCTCTGTATTTAAGCTGCTTGGTGCAAAAGATATTGGAGTATCAAATGATTACAAAACTGAAAAAAAGCCGCCTGTTAACACCGGCTTGCTTGATGGTGAGCTTGCCTGGCGCCAGCATGATGGCGGCCATACCGATGCACCCAATGTAAAATACTTTATTGCCTGGGCTAATAAGCTGATGCATTATGGTAAAGAAGGAGGAAAGTGATTTACCAGATTGTATAAATCCGTTGGACTCTGAAAGAGAAATGACA
It contains:
- a CDS encoding ABC transporter ATP-binding protein: MAKTRNIKPEQKISFRERLSALSNLPEFFRLVWQSSPGKTTASFLLRIARSAMPVALLYVGKLIIDQVVLLNRHGGSQHDLWKLVIIEFLLAVATDGLNRMISLMDNLLGDLFANYTSMRIMRHAATLDLEQFEDSVFYDKLERARQQTVGRTVLLSQVMSQIQDFISMTFLLTGLLTLNPWLILLLLISIIPSFMGESYFNSQNYALTRSQTPERRELDYVRYLGASDETAKEVKIFGLADFIINRFKTLSDKFYADNSKLAVRRSAWGTFFSVLGSIGYYAAYGFIIYQTVTGRSSVGTLTFLAGSFRQLSSLMENSLNRFTSVSQGAIYLNDFHEFFEIRPKIKAAASPLPFPNPIRQGFTFEDVGFKYNNADSWANRHLNFTLHPGEKIALVGENGAGKTTLVKLLARLYDPTEGRILLDGADLRDYDITDLRLNLGIIFQDYIRYQMSFSQNIAVGNIDEQDNTELIRKAARESLADALAAKLPLGYEQWLGRRFNEGVELSGGEWQKVALARAYMKDAQVLILDEPTAALDARAEYEVFQRFSSLTQGKSAVLISHRFSTARLADRIIVLEKGKILEAGTHQELMANNGRYAELFSLQAAGYQ
- a CDS encoding sialate O-acetylesterase: MRSVKLLLVALFACLILPCYGIVRLPQLVADGMVLQRDAKVKIWGWADAGEKVAVNFQHKTYRTVTDQSGSWKIALQPMKAGGPYTMEITGSNHVTIRDILIGDVWFCSGQSNMVLPMERVKEKYPDEIAKANYPQIRNFFVKTEADVTKQHQDLLPGKWAKADSVTVLGFGAASWFFAKQLYQKYHVPIGIINSSVGGTPIEAWIGSEGLKNIQSYHNRVAQFSSTAFMDSVLKKHPQPVEQPDTDKGLNEPQPWYDTTYRPHNWHHFWLPGYWADQGIKGLNGVVWFRKEINLPASVQGKAAKLFLGRIVDADQTYVNGSKVGNITYQYPPRRYAVPAGLLRPGKNIIVVRVINTAGKGGFVPDKPYYLAIAGDTTDLRGDWQYKVGQVFEPVWIKPEFSAQNEPTGLYNTMVAPVINYTIKGMVWYQGESNSSRASEYGKLLKALIADWRSRWQEGNIPFIYAQLPNFNEAQYLPTESSWAQLRDGQLNALEVPNTGMAVTIDAGEWNDIHPLNKKTVGERLARAAENVAYGDVDVVPSGPIYQSAKIEGNKVEITFKNTGAGLIAGDSEELSQFAIAGADKKFVWAKAIIKGNKVVVWSDKIPAPLHVRYAWADNPDGANLYNKEGLPASPFQTDKLQ
- a CDS encoding acetylxylan esterase, which encodes MKSTAFFFLLTCAVGAKAQNAAPVNFTADQDHQNMMKQLGIKTLRNGPSGDESAPNHANYDEALANPYPDLPDALTLKNGKKVTTAEMWWKQRRPEIVEDLEREVYGRIPANVPKVTWAVKVTDKERVGFYPVIAKQLIGHVDNTAYPLINVNIEMTLVVPANAKGPVPVLMMFGRSTLPAPAQPSPADVEKINAALKELLLKEHPEFKTIFEQYPAYNPIAEQSPFGPGGLPVMKGDPPTATQLIANGWGYVLIDPSSIQADNGEGLTKGIIGLVNKGQPRKPEDWGALRAWSWGAARALDYLETEPAVDTKHVGIEGVSRYGKAALVTLAFEQRFAMGLIGSSGEGGAKLHRRNFGEAVESLTGGGYYWMAGNFMKYGASDAVFGTKTAKDLPVDAHELIALCAPRFTFISYGVPEQGDAKWLDQQGSYMATVAAGSVFKLLGAKDIGVSNDYKTEKKPPVNTGLLDGELAWRQHDGGHTDAPNVKYFIAWANKLMHYGKEGGK